A segment of the Streptomyces sp. Tu 2975 genome:
TCGCCCGACGGGCGGACGCTGTACGCCAGCATCCAGACGCCGGGCATCATGTTCGCCATCACCGGCCCCTGGAAGCGACAGGGCGGCCGCCACTGAGCGCTTCCGCGGGATCGGGCGGCGGTGAATCGGCACACTTTCCGCGGCCCCGCAGACGGCGCTTTCCGTGGGGTTTCGCTGATCGAACGGGGTCCGGCCGCCGGCCCGTGCCGGAAGTGACAGCGCTCGGGCGTGGCGTGGCGGGGTGCCGGGGGCGCATACTGAACGTAATGACAAAGTCAGCCGGTTCCCGGCGCCACCTGCCGTCCAGCCCCTTCAACCGTCCGTCCCTGGAAGAGCCGCCGATCGAATGCTTTGAAGCGGGCGACAGGGTGTCCCACGATCAGTTCGGTCTCGGAAGAGTCCTCGCCGTCGAAGGTGACAACGCCGCTGTGCTTGTCGACTTCTCCGGCAGGCAGGGCCGCATCCTCAGTCCGTTCTCCAAACTGGCCAAACTCTGAGCACGCTTTTCAGTTTTTTCCCCGCCGGGGGTGTCCGCCGCACAGCGACGGGCACCCCCGGCGGACCTTTTCAGAGCGCCTGCGCGGCGGGCTTGACCATGCCCCGCACGGTGCGCGACTTCACGAAGTCGCCCATGGCGGTCATCTCCCACTCTCCGGAGAACTGCTTGATCAGCTTGGCCATCATCACGCCCGTCTGCGGCTCCGCGCCGGTCAGGTCGAAGCGGACGAGCTCCTCGCCGGTCGCGGCGTCGATCAGCCGGCAGTAGGCCTTCGCGACCTCGGTGAACTTCTGGCCGGAGAAGGAGTTGACCGTGAAGACGAGGCCCGTCGCGTCGGCGGGCAGCCGGCCGAGATCCACGACGATGACCTCGTCGTCGCCCGCGCCCTCACCGGTCAAGTTGTCGCCGGAGTGCTTGATCGAGCCGCCGAGGATGGAGAGCTTGCCGAAGTAGCAGCTGTCCAGGTGGTTGCGGTTCGGGCCGTAGGCGATGACGGAGGCGTCGAGGTCGATGTCCTTGCCGCGGAACGCCGGCTCCCAGCCGAGGCCCATCTTGACCTGGGAAAGTAGCGGACGGCCGCCCTTGACCAGGGACACCGTCTGGTTCTTCTGCAGGCTGACCCGGCCCTTGTCCAGGTTGATCTTGCCGGTGGAGGCCGCGGGCGCGGCCGGCGGGGCGGCGGGCGGCGGCGGGGTCGCGGCGACCCGCGGGTCGGCGGGCGGGGCAGCGGTGACGGGCGGGGCGGTCACCTGAGGGGCGGCCGGGGCGGCCGCGGGCTCCTCGTCGACCGAGACGCCGAAGTCCGTGGCGATGCCCGCCAGGCCGTTCGCATAGCCCTGGCCGACCGCGCGGGCCTTCCAGACGCCGCCGCGCAGATAGATCTCGACGACCACCAGCGCGGTCTCCGCGCCGAGCTGCGGCGGGGTGAAGGTCGCGAGGGCGCTGCCGTCGTCGGCGTTGCGGATGGTCGCGGTGGGCTCGACGCCCTGGAAGGTCTGGCCCGCCGCGTCCGGGCTCGCCGTGACGACGATCTTCTCGATGCCGGGCGGTACGGCCGTGGTGTCGACCACGATCGCGTCGGGCGCGGTGCCGCCGCCGGAGCGGTAGCTCACGCCCGGGCCCTGGGGCTGGTTGTAGAAGATGAAGTCGTCGTCGGAGCGCACCTTGCCGTCGGCGGTGAGCAGCAGGCCCGATACGTCGAGCCGCACCGGAGCGGCGACGTCCACCGCCACGCGCGCGGCGGTCAGGGGGATGTTCGAGCCGGGGGTCATAGCTGTCATGACTGGGGTAACGAGTGAGTCCGCTTTACCGTTCCCTTACCTTGTCACCTGTTACGGGGATGATTTCTTGCCACGCGCTCATTGCCGAACTTGTAGGCGCCGGTCCACCGCGCCATGACCATCTGCGCGTCCCCCGAGCCCACCTCCGCCAGGAACTTCTCCGCGCGCGTGCCGCGCAGGGTCCCTGCCGCGCGGCCGCGATGGCTGATGGTGACCGTGTCGTCACCGAGCTGCGTGTACGTGAATCCGAAGGGTCTGGCCATGGACGCCATCGTGGCGGAACGCGGCCCGCGCGGCATGCGGATTTCCCCGGGCGTCAGTACGGCCACCGCGGCGGGTCGGTGGTGAAGTGGCCGCCCAGGTGTGCGTGGTCCGGGTTGTCCGGGTCGAGTTCCCCGTACTCGGCGACGAGCTTCTCCGCGTACTGCTCCGAGTCGTCCTGCGGTTCGTAGCCGAGCGCCCGGGCGCTCGTCAGGTCCCACCACAGGCGGGTGTTGGCGGAAGATCCGTGGACGATGGAATGGCCGACGTTCTCGGCGGTGAGGGCCGCGTGGAAGAGGCGGGCGCCGTCGCCGGGGCTCATCCAGACGGAGAGCATCCGTACGGACGTCGGTTCCATGAAGCAGGAGCCGATGCGCACGGACACGGTCTCCAGGCCGTGCAGGTCCCAGTACAGCTGGGCCAGGTCCTCCCCGAAGCACTTGGACAGACCGTAGAAGGTGTCGGGGCGGTGGCGGGTCTCGACCGGGATCAGCGCCTCGGGAGGGAAGGGGGCGTCACCCTCGGGGCGCGGGACGAAGCCGATCGCATGGTTGCTGGAGGCGAAGACGATCCGCTTCACGCCTTCCTCGCGCGCGGCCTCGTAGAGGTTGTACGTGCCCTCGATGTTGGCCCGGAGGATCTTGTCGAACGACGCTTCGAGGGAGATGCCCGCGAGATGGATGATCGCGTCGACACCCCGTACGGCCTCACGCACGGCGGCCTTGTCGGCGAGGTCCGCGGTGATCGCGTCCGGCTCGCCCTCGATGGGGGTGACGTCGAACAGGCGGAGCTCGTAGCCGTACGCGGGCAGCAGGCCGCGCATCAGGGTGCCGAGTCCGCCGGCTGCGCCGGTGAGCAGGACGGTACGGGCAGCGGGCATGGGCGGATCTCCTTGAGTGCGCTCAAGTGTATGGATGATATTCACATGCGTGGACACGCTAGGGAGTGACCCTGACTGCGTCAAGTGTCGCGCGGAGTGGGCGATTCTGTGCCTGGAATGCAGGTCCCTGTCTTGACCGGCGCGAGGGGCTGCCATAGCGTGGATGGCGTTCAGAAATATGGACGTCGATCAGAATTGTGCACGGGCTCGGAGCCCGGAGCACGGCCCAGGGAGCGCCCGTGACCTCAGATCCGCTCGCAGCCCGGCTCACCCGGGTCAAGGGACCGCTGTTCTTCCCCGTCACCGCGTACGGACCGGACGGCGACCTCGACCTGGAAGCATTCCGCGCGCATGTGAGAAAGGGCGTCGACGCCGGCGCGGCCGCCGTCTTCGCCTGCTGCGGGACGGGGGAGTTCCACGCCCTGACGCCCGAGGAGTTCCGCGACTGCGTCGTGGCGGCCGTCGAGGAGACGGCGGGACGGGTGCCCGTCCTCGCGGGAGCCGGTTACGGCACCGCCCTCGCGGAGCGGTACGCGAAGATCGCCGAGGAGGCGGGCGCGGACGGACTGCTCGCCATGCCGCCCTACCTCGTCGTCGCCGACCAGGCCGGACTTCTGAGGCACTACACCCGGCTGGCCGCCGCGACGACGCTCGACGTCATCGTCTACCAGCGTGACAACGCGATCCTCTCGCCCCGCACCGTGGTCGAACTGGCCGGCGTCGAGAAGATCATCGGACTCAAGGACGGCCACGGCGACCTCGACCTCATGCAGCGGATCGTCAGCGCCGTCCGCCGTGAACTGCCGGAGCGCGACTTCCTCTACTTCAACGGACTGCCCACCGCCGAGCTCACCGGGCCGGCCTACCGCGGCATCGGCATCACCCTGTACTCCTCCGCCGCCTTCGCCTTCGCCCCCGACATCGCACTCGCCTTCTACCGGGCCCTCGAAAGCGGCGACGACAAGACGGTCGACCGCCTGCTCGACGGCTTCTTCGTACCGCTCGTCGAACTGCGCAACGAGGGCCGCGGATACGCCGTGTCGCTCGTGAAGGCGGGCGTGCGGCTCGAAGGTCTGGACGTCGGCGAGGTGCGGCCGCCGCTGACCGAGCCGGCAGACCGGCACGTCAAGGCGCTCGCGTCGCTGATCGAACAGGGCAGGGCGCTGCTGGAGGACGGCGAATGAAGGCCTCCGCGTTCCTGTACCCGTGGGACGTCGTGGGCGCCCCGGACGCCGCCGCCCGTATCGCGGACCTCGGCGTCCGGCAGGTCACCCTCGCCTCCGCCTACCACTCCACACGAGCCCTGACCCCGCGTCACCCCGCCCACCGGATCGTCACCGCCGAACACGCCGCCGTGTACTACCCGCCGGACGAGGACCGCTGGGCGGGGCGCGGCCTTCGTCCGTACACGGCGGGGGAGTGGGCGCCGGGCGACGCCTACGGCGAGGCGGCCGCCGCGCTGGCGGACGCGGGCCTCGACGTCCACACCTGGGTTGTCCTGGCTCACAACTCCCGTCTGGGGAGCGAACATCAGCGGACCTCGGTCGTCAACGCCTACGGTGACCGCTACCCCTGGGCGCCGTGCATCGCACAGCCCGAGGTGCGGGAGTACCTGGTGTCGCTCGCGGCGGAGGCTGCCGTCCGCCCGGGCGCCGGCGGCACCGAGCTGGAGTCCTGCGGCTGGTACGGGGTGTCCCACCTGCACGCCCACGACAAGATCGCGGGCGTCGCCCTGGACGACCCGGCGCAGTACCTGATGTCCCTCTGCTTCTGCCCTGCCTGCCGGGACGGCTACGAGGGTCTGGGCGTGGACCCCGGCCGGCTCGCGAAGTCGGTGCGCGACGCGCTGGAGCCGCTGTGGCGGGGCGGGGCGGCGCAGCCGCTGGATCCGGAAGTGGCTCCGGCCGTGACGGACTTCCGCACCGGCACGGCCCGGACGTTCCAGGAGGCGGCCGTCGCGGCGGTGCGGGCCGCGGCCCCCGCGGGCTTCCAGGTCCTGCTGCACGCCGACCCGGTGGCACACCACTGCGGCGCCAACGCCGGAGTGGACCCCGCCCACATCCTGACGGTCGCCGACGGCGTGGTCGTGCCGTGCACCGGGGGGCCGCGGCTGCTGGGCCCGTTCGCGGAACACGCGACGGACCGTACCGTGCTCGCCGCGAACCTCACCGTGGTGACGGGTATGGGGGGCGCGCCCACCACGCTTGCCGCGGACGCGAAGCGGGCGGCGGACCTCGGCGCGACCGAACTCCGCCTCTACCACGCGGGCCTGGCGTCCGACGCGGACCTGGCGGCGGTCCGCTCGGCGTCGGTGTAGGGGCGAGGCCGCGGAGGGTGGTTCACTGCGGGGTGCCGAGCGGGAGCGGATCCTGCCGCTGGGCCCCGCGGCCGCGTTCGTGACGCAGGGCCAGACCGGTGGCCACCGCGCCGAGTCCTTCCCACAGGCCCACACCGAGGAAGCCCGAGGGGGCGCGTCCGCTGACCACCGCCAGGGTGAAGACGGTGCACGTCAGCAGCCGGAACGGGACCGTCCAGCGGAAGAACGGCTTCCAGTCGGCGAGGGACGCCAGGAAGTAGTAGACGCCCATATTGACCGCGGCCATCGAGGACGCGGTGACGAAGACCAACGTGTGGTCCCCGTCCGCGCGGCGGGAGCCGGATACGGGCTCGAAGCCCATCGTGGCGAGCAGGACATCAGGGGTGACCAGACCGACGACACCCAGCACCGCCGCGAGGACGCCGAAGACCGCCATGGTCCAGCCGGAAGGGGAGTGGGGCAGGCAGCGCACAGGATTCTCCAGGGGCAGCGAACGGATGACGAGGCCCCTGCATACCGCGCGTCCTGCCCCGCCGCCCAGGTTCTTCACGGGCCGGCCCGGCGCCGTCTCACTTCAGCGCCGCCTCCATCATCTTCTGCGCCACCGGGGCCGCCAGCCCGTTGCCGCTGACCTCCGAGCGCTCCGCACCCGAGTCCTCGATCAGCACGGCCACCGCGACCGCCTTACCGGTGCCGGGATCCTTGGCGTACGAGGTGAACCAGGCGTACGGCGTCTTGCTGTTGTTCTCGCCGTGCTGCGCCGTGCCGGTCTTGCCGCCGACCTCCAGGCCAGGGATCCGCGCGTTGGAACCCGTGCCGTCCTCGACGACCGTCACCATCGCGCTGCGCAGCTGCTCCGCCGTCCCGGACGACATGATCCGCTGCGAGGCACCGTCCTCGAAGGACTCAAGGGTGTCACCGTCCGCGGACACCACCTTGGAGACCATATGAGGTGACGCCATGACGCCGTCATTGGCAACGGCCGCCGACACCAGCGACATCTGCAGCGGAGTCGCCGTCACATCGAACTGACCGATGCCGGTCAGCGCGGTCGACGACGCGTTCATCCCGGACGGGTACACGCTCGCCGAGGCCCGTACCGGCACGTCCTGCTTCTCGTCGTTGAAGCCGAACTTCTCCGCCGTCGCGCGCACCTTGTCCTGCCCCAGGTCGACGGCCATCTTGCCGAAGACGTTGTTGCACGAGTACCGCAGCGCGGTCCGGATGGTGGCGTTCTCGCAGGGCGCGGACGGGTTCTCGTTCTCCAGGTCCGTGACCGTGCCGGGCAGCCGGTAGGGGTCCGGGCTGTCGGTCCGCTCGTCGACGGACGCGTACAGGCCGTCGTCCAGCGCGGCCGCCGCGACGACCAGCTTGAACGTCGAACCCGGCGGCAGCGGCTGCCGCAGTGCCCGGTTGACCAGCGGCTTGTCCTCGTCGTCGAGCAGCTTCTGCCAGGCGTCGCCGTCCTGGGTGCCGCTGATCGTCGACGGGTCGTACGACGGGGTGCTGACCATGCCGAGGATCTCCCCGGTCTCCGGGTCCATGGCGACCGCGGCGCCCTTCGTGTCGCCGAGCGCCTCGAAACCGGCCTTCTGCACCGCGGGGTCGACCGTCGTCACCACGTCACCGGGGTCCTGCTGCTTGTCCGTGAGCGTGTCCAGCGGATTCTTCAGCTTGAGGTCGGTCCCGTCGAGGATGCCGGAGTAGATGCCCTCGAGCTGGGTCGCCCCGTACGCCTGCGAGCTGTAGCCGGTGACGGCCGAGTACAGCGCGCCGTCTGTGTAGGAGCGCTTGTACGCGAGATCCCCTCCCTCCGTGCGCTGCGAGCCCGTGACCGCGGAGCCGGCCACGATGATGTCGCCCAGCGGATGCGCGTACTGCGCGATGATGTTCCGCCGGTTCCGGTCGTTGTCCGTGAGGGCCGTCGCCTCGTACCCCTGCACCCAGGTCGCCCGCCCCAGCAGGGCGAGGACCAGCAGCAGAGTGAAGACGGCGGCACGCCTGATCGTCTTGTTCATCCCGTACGAGGGACGAGCGGCCCGGCGCGGTTCGTTCCCGTCCGTCCGTTTTCTCAGGACTTCCTCATCTGCGGCGGGGTGGTCCCGCACCGCCCGGCCGGGGCCGGCGCCGGTCAGCGGGGCGAGATGAATCCCGACTCGTACGCCGCGATCACCGCCTGCGTACGGTCCCGGGCGCCGATCTTGCCCAGGACCGCCGCGACGTGGGTCTTCGTCGTCGCCGGGCCCACCCCCATCCGGCCGGCGATCTCCGCGTTCGTCAGCCCGGTGGCCATCAGCCGCAGCACCTCCGCCTCCCGCCCGGTCAGCCGCGCCGCCCACGGCGGAGCGGTCGCCGCCGGCCGGCGGCCGTACTCGGCGGCGAGCGAGCGCACGGCCGCGGGGAACAGCAGCGAGTCGCTGCGCGCGACCAGCCGGACCGCCTGGACCAGCTCTTCGGCCGCCGCCCGCTTCAGCAGGAACCCGGCCGCCCCGGCGCGCAGCGCGTCGTACACGTACGCATCGTTCTCGAACGTCGTCACGACGACGATCCGCGGCGGCTCGTCCATCGTGGACAGGATCTGCTCGGTGGCGCGGATGCCGTCGATCTCCGGCATCCGCACGTCCATCAGCACCACGTCGGGACGCAGATGCCGCACCACGGACACCGCCTCCGCACCCGTCGCCGCCTCTCCGACGACCTCCAGGTCCGGTTCCGCATCGAGAATCACGCGCAGCGCGGTGCGCACCATCCGTTCGTCGTCGGCGAGGGCGACCCGCACGGTGCTCATCGGCGGCCCGCCAGCGGCAGCCGGGCCGACAGCCGCCAGACGCCGTCGTCCGGCCCGGCCGCCGCCTGTCCGCCGAGCAGCGCGGCCCGTTCGGCGACTCCGCGCAGCCCGCGGCCACCGCCGGGGCGTTGCACCGGGGCCCGCTCGGGCACGGGATTCTCCATGCTGATCTCCAACTCCTCGTCTCCTGCGGTGATCCACAGCGTCACCGGTGAAGTCCCGGCATGGCGAAGGGCGTTGCTCAGCCCCTCCTGGACGATCCGGTACGCCTCGCGGGAGACCGGCGCCGCCACGGCCGTGAGCACGCCCTTCGTATGCAGCGTGACGGCCACACCGCTACGGGACAGCATTCCGTCCAGTGCCGCGAGCGTCGGTCCGCCGAGCCGGCCGTCGCCGTCCCCGTCCTGGCGCAGCAGGCCGAGCACGGCGTCCAGCTCACCCACCGTGCGGCGGGTGGTCTCCTCGATCGAGGCCAGCGCGTCCCGTACGAACTCCACATCGGCGGCCCGGCCGCTGTCCAGCACCTTGCGGGCCGCTCCCGCCTGGAGGGTGACGGCGGACAGCGCGTGGCCCACCGAGTCGTGCAGTTCACGGGCGAGGCGGTTGCGCTCCGCGAGCTCGGTCGCCCGCCGCTCGGCCGCGGCCAGCCGGTCGGCGGGGGTCGGGCCGAGCAGCACCGGCGCCTGCCGGGCCAGCAGCGCCCCGGTGGCCGCGGACACGGCCGCGAGCGCGAGCAGCATCCCGGTTCCGGCGAGCACCAGCAGCACCGACCACCAGGCGTCGTGCGGCACCCGCAGGTAGTCCCGTACCCCCGGGAACACCGGGGAGAGGACCAGTCCTACGGCGAACGGCGGCAGCGCGAGGGACGCCCCGCTGATCAGCGCACCCACCCCGAGGTGCAGGGTGAACCAGCCCGCGGTGCGTACCCGGGCGGCCCGGGTACGTGCCTGTCCGTCCGCGAGCCGCTCGCCGGGAACTCCGCACAGCGTGCGGGCGACGACCACCGACAGCGGCCTGGCCATGGGGAACAGCCCGGCGACAGCGGCGAGCGGCAATGCCACGGCGTACGCGCCGAACTGGAGGGCCAGGGAGCCCGCGAACACGCTCGACGCGTCCGTCAGCGGACCCACGACCACCGTGCCCACCAGCCAGAACGGCATCAACAGCGCGCCGCCGAGCACCAGATGGACCCAGCGCAGCCGGGCCCGGCGGCCGAACAGCGCCCGGCCGGCGGACCGCAGCACCCGGCCCGGTCGGGTCATGCGCCGCGCCTGCGCAGCAGGGAGGCGACGGCGCAGGTGAGCAGCAGACCGGAGATCATCTCCCCAGCGTAGGTGAGCATCAGCAGCGCGGGGGTCTGCTTTCCCTCGTCCGACTCGGGCATGAGCGTGCCCAGGATCATCCAGCCTGCCCAGGCGCCCAGCGCGCTCGCCCCGACCCAGGCCGCGGCCAGCGGCCCGCGCACCGACAGGGCGGGGCGCAGCCGGAAGGCGAGCAGCAGCACACCGGCGACCGCCAGCACCGCGAAGCCGACGCGGACCCCCTCCAGCAGGTAGAAGGACGTGGTGCGTTGCAGCACGCGGTCGGCGGGGAGCGCGGTGGTCCCGCCGGCGGCCCACAGCGCGTGCATGACCGCGGGGAAGAGGGCGAGCAGTGAGCCGGCGACGGCGGTCACCCGCATGAACGTGCCCGTCGCACCGGTCGGCAGCTCCCACACCCTGCCGCGCCACAGATGACCCCAGCGCTTCCCGGCGTACAGCACGAACAGCGTGCCCAGGGCGAGTCCTTGGAGGATGAACCCGCCGTACACGACGCCGAACACCCAGTCGTGCAGGAAGGGTTCCTCGGCGGCGGCCGGCGTCTCGCTGCCGCC
Coding sequences within it:
- a CDS encoding TerD family protein, translating into MTAMTPGSNIPLTAARVAVDVAAPVRLDVSGLLLTADGKVRSDDDFIFYNQPQGPGVSYRSGGGTAPDAIVVDTTAVPPGIEKIVVTASPDAAGQTFQGVEPTATIRNADDGSALATFTPPQLGAETALVVVEIYLRGGVWKARAVGQGYANGLAGIATDFGVSVDEEPAAAPAAPQVTAPPVTAAPPADPRVAATPPPPAAPPAAPAASTGKINLDKGRVSLQKNQTVSLVKGGRPLLSQVKMGLGWEPAFRGKDIDLDASVIAYGPNRNHLDSCYFGKLSILGGSIKHSGDNLTGEGAGDDEVIVVDLGRLPADATGLVFTVNSFSGQKFTEVAKAYCRLIDAATGEELVRFDLTGAEPQTGVMMAKLIKQFSGEWEMTAMGDFVKSRTVRGMVKPAAQAL
- a CDS encoding NAD(P)-dependent oxidoreductase — protein: MPAARTVLLTGAAGGLGTLMRGLLPAYGYELRLFDVTPIEGEPDAITADLADKAAVREAVRGVDAIIHLAGISLEASFDKILRANIEGTYNLYEAAREEGVKRIVFASSNHAIGFVPRPEGDAPFPPEALIPVETRHRPDTFYGLSKCFGEDLAQLYWDLHGLETVSVRIGSCFMEPTSVRMLSVWMSPGDGARLFHAALTAENVGHSIVHGSSANTRLWWDLTSARALGYEPQDDSEQYAEKLVAEYGELDPDNPDHAHLGGHFTTDPPRWPY
- a CDS encoding 5-dehydro-4-deoxyglucarate dehydratase; the encoded protein is MTSDPLAARLTRVKGPLFFPVTAYGPDGDLDLEAFRAHVRKGVDAGAAAVFACCGTGEFHALTPEEFRDCVVAAVEETAGRVPVLAGAGYGTALAERYAKIAEEAGADGLLAMPPYLVVADQAGLLRHYTRLAAATTLDVIVYQRDNAILSPRTVVELAGVEKIIGLKDGHGDLDLMQRIVSAVRRELPERDFLYFNGLPTAELTGPAYRGIGITLYSSAAFAFAPDIALAFYRALESGDDKTVDRLLDGFFVPLVELRNEGRGYAVSLVKAGVRLEGLDVGEVRPPLTEPADRHVKALASLIEQGRALLEDGE
- a CDS encoding penicillin-binding transpeptidase domain-containing protein, with the protein product MNKTIRRAAVFTLLLVLALLGRATWVQGYEATALTDNDRNRRNIIAQYAHPLGDIIVAGSAVTGSQRTEGGDLAYKRSYTDGALYSAVTGYSSQAYGATQLEGIYSGILDGTDLKLKNPLDTLTDKQQDPGDVVTTVDPAVQKAGFEALGDTKGAAVAMDPETGEILGMVSTPSYDPSTISGTQDGDAWQKLLDDEDKPLVNRALRQPLPPGSTFKLVVAAAALDDGLYASVDERTDSPDPYRLPGTVTDLENENPSAPCENATIRTALRYSCNNVFGKMAVDLGQDKVRATAEKFGFNDEKQDVPVRASASVYPSGMNASSTALTGIGQFDVTATPLQMSLVSAAVANDGVMASPHMVSKVVSADGDTLESFEDGASQRIMSSGTAEQLRSAMVTVVEDGTGSNARIPGLEVGGKTGTAQHGENNSKTPYAWFTSYAKDPGTGKAVAVAVLIEDSGAERSEVSGNGLAAPVAQKMMEAALK
- a CDS encoding response regulator transcription factor, whose protein sequence is MSTVRVALADDERMVRTALRVILDAEPDLEVVGEAATGAEAVSVVRHLRPDVVLMDVRMPEIDGIRATEQILSTMDEPPRIVVVTTFENDAYVYDALRAGAAGFLLKRAAAEELVQAVRLVARSDSLLFPAAVRSLAAEYGRRPAATAPPWAARLTGREAEVLRLMATGLTNAEIAGRMGVGPATTKTHVAAVLGKIGARDRTQAVIAAYESGFISPR
- a CDS encoding histidine kinase translates to MTRPGRVLRSAGRALFGRRARLRWVHLVLGGALLMPFWLVGTVVVGPLTDASSVFAGSLALQFGAYAVALPLAAVAGLFPMARPLSVVVARTLCGVPGERLADGQARTRAARVRTAGWFTLHLGVGALISGASLALPPFAVGLVLSPVFPGVRDYLRVPHDAWWSVLLVLAGTGMLLALAAVSAATGALLARQAPVLLGPTPADRLAAAERRATELAERNRLARELHDSVGHALSAVTLQAGAARKVLDSGRAADVEFVRDALASIEETTRRTVGELDAVLGLLRQDGDGDGRLGGPTLAALDGMLSRSGVAVTLHTKGVLTAVAAPVSREAYRIVQEGLSNALRHAGTSPVTLWITAGDEELEISMENPVPERAPVQRPGGGRGLRGVAERAALLGGQAAAGPDDGVWRLSARLPLAGRR